CCGCAGACGTCGATGCGCAAACACCGCGCACTTCTCAGAGCGGCGAGTGTTTGCGCCTGGCGAAATATTATTCTTGTCCCAGTTTCTGGACAGACGTCATCTTCTACAACCAAGTGTGTAGCTAGCAGCTACAGGGCTCCTCCTCTAGCGAAGCGTACCGGAAGGCGAATTTCCCGGCCGCGGCGAGTCACTCTTGGAGGATCAGCTGTGTTTGTGCTTGAAGATTGTTGAACTTGCAGTGACGGCGGTGACTGTGGTTGTGTCGTTGTGGTTTTCGGTGCGGTATTCTGTGTTACAGTGCTCGGTGTCGGTGTGTTATCGTTTTCCTCGGCAACGGTGTACGCAGGCTTCAGTCGGTCGATGGAGATATTTGCGCTTCTATCTGGTAGCTGGACGGTGAAAACTTTTTCAGTGCGTTTCAGGATGCGATAGGGCCTTCGTACGGTGCTTGCAGTGGTTTTCGTACTGCGTCGACTCGTACGAACACGTACTCGCAGGTACCTAGGTCGCGGTGTACGAATATCGCTCGGTTGTTATTGTGCGATTGACTAGGTATTGGTTTCAGCCGTTTGATAGTTTCACGCAGGTTTTCGACGTAGGCACTGTCCATCGTAACGTCATTGTTTGTTTCAGCTGACAGGAAATCGCCGGGCAGTCTTATGTTGCAGCCGTAGGTAAGTTGAGCGGCGCTGACACCGGTGTCGCTGcggagcgcggcgcgcacgcCGAGTAGCACTGTAGGCAATTCATTTATCCAGCTCGTGGTTGATAAAAGTCTGGCTTTTAGTGCTGCTTTCAATTGGCGGTGCCAGCGTTCTAGGGCTCCGTTGCACTGTGGGTGATACGGGGTAGTACGAGTTTTTTCGATACCGAGTAATCGCGATAAATGTGCGAAAACTCGGCTCTCAAACTGGCGTCCTTGGTCGGTAGTCATTGTCGTTGGACATCCGAATCGAGATATCCAGCTTTGATAAACGACCTTGGCGACTTCTTCTGCAGTGATTTCCTGGACAGGGTAAGCTTCGGGCCATCGAGTTGCGCGATCGATTAGCGTAACGAGGTAGCGATTTCCATCGGGTGCGGTAGGTAGCGGGCCGACTATGTCTATGTGTATATGATCGAAGCGGCCAGTAGGTTGGAACGATGATACGGGACTTGCGGTATGTCTCTGTACTTTCGCTCGCTGGCACGGGATGCATGTTTTAGCCCAACTCCCGACGTCGCTGTTCATTGAAGGCCAGAAGTACTTGCGTGACATCATTTTTCTTGTTGTACGTATTCCAGGATGACTTATGTTGTGTGTACAGTCGAATGCGGTACGTCGAAATTCCTTTGGCAGGTATATTCGAACGTCGGCGGTAGAGGTTTCACACAGTAATTTAATGTCGGATCCAGGCAGAGTTACGTGTTTCAGTTTTAGGTTGTTTTGCTGAAGGAGAGGTTGGATAGCGCTGTCTCGTTCTTGCGCGTCGGCTAGCTCGGTGAAGTTGAATGGTGTTGGACAGCTGATTGTTTCGACTCGCGATAGCGCGTCAGCTGCGGCGTTTTCTTCTCCGCGTACATAGCGTATGTCGGTCGTAAACTCGCTTATGTAAAGTAGTTGGCGGGTGCGTCTAGGCGATTCGCTGCTTGCACTAGTCTTTGTGTATGCGAATGTAAGCGGTTTGTGGTCggtaaatattgttatttctCGCCCCTCGAATATTTTTCGGAAGTGTTTTACTGACATGTAGATGGCGAGTAGCTCTCGATCGTATGTGCTGTATCGAGTCTGGGCGTCGGTGAATTTCTTTGAGAAAAAACCAAGGGGCTGCCAGGCGTTGTTTACATATTGTTGTATAACGCTGCCAGCACAGTTTCCGCTCGCGTCGCAGAAAATCGCAATTGCAGCGTGATGCATCGGGTGTGCAAGTAAAGCTGCGTTTTTGATGCTGGTTTTACATGCTTCGAATGCTTGCGTCGCTACGTCGGTCCACTCGATTTGTGTTTTGTCTCTTTTCTTCGTATTGTGGAGAAACTTGTTGAGCGGTGCTTGTGTACTGGCGGCGTTTTTTATGTTCTCGCGGTAGAAATTTATCATTCCGAGGAATCGACGTAATTCTTCGATTGTTTGAGGTCTCGGATAATTAATGATTGCTTCGACTTTGTCTTGTGGCGGCATAATACCTTCGCTCGTGACTTCGTAGCCGAGAAATCTGACCTTGGGCTGGCCGAATACGCACTTTGACGGATTTATTGTTATTCCGTATTCGTCGAGTCGTTCTAGCACAGTGCGTAAATGATTTTTGTGCTCTTCTTCGTCGGTAGAGGCAAGTAGGAGGTCGTCAACGAACGGGTACACAAAATCGAGTCCTCGGAGCACCTCGTGAATAAATCTTTGGAATGTTTGGCCGGCGTTCTTCAGGCCGGGGCACATCCGCGGGAACTCAAATAGGCCGAAGGGAGTTATTATGGCCGTTTTTTCTACGTCTTGTTCGGCGACGGGCAGCTGTTGGTAGGCACGATTCAAGTCAAGCGTAGAAAAGATGTTTTTACCGGCGAGTTGGTAGGTAAAATCTTTGATACGTGGAATGGGGTACCGGTCGGGCTTGGTGATGCTGTTGAGCCTTCTGTAATCACCACACACACGTAGCTCTCCGCTCTTCTTAGGCACGATGTGTAGAGGCGACGACCACGGGCTCTTGCTGGGCCTGCAGAGACCTTGTTGTACCATATTCTCGAATTCTTTCTTGACTTGTTCGTAGCGGTGCGGGGCAACAGGGCGCGCGCGGCAGTAGATCGGCTGGCCAGTGGTTTCAATCACGTGTTCGACGGAATGTTTAGGACTGAGCTTCATAGAGGTGATTCTTGTAATTCCGGGAAAATCGGCGAGTATACTGTGGTAACTATGCCCGACGTCTATACTGCGAACTGTAGGTATGTTTGCAGTACTCAGTTGGGCGTTAGTTATCAGTTGTGTTTTGCCGTCGATCAGTCTTCTGTTTTTTACGTCGACTATGAGGTGATGATGATTCAAAAAGTCGGCTCCGATGATTGGTTTTGACACAGCAGCGATGATGAATTTCCATTTGTATGGGCGGCGTAAGTTGAGGTCCAATTCGAGCGTTTTTTCGCCATACGTAGGTATAGTTGTGTTGTTGGCTGCGTATAACTCGAACGGTAGCGGTTGGGCGGCTACACCTTTGCTCTTAGGTAGGACGGAAATATTTGCGCCCGTGTCTACCAGGAAAgacaattttgattttttgtccgTGACAAATAAGCGGTGTGAGTGCTCATTAACGCCGGATCCCGCCGCAGCCAgcgttagttttagtttccgGCATGACGACGATGGGCTTGAAACTGCACGGCGATTGGCATTTCTTAGCGTCCATGCCGTAGCGACGATGGTAGTAACAATACGGCATGGGCGAGTTTGGGCGGCTTCGGTTTTGCGATGCGTTACGGGACCGTGACTGGAAGCGGCGGCGAGGGCGGCTGCTGTGCTGATTGTCTTGCGGTCGTGCCCGCAGCTCAGCGACTTCCAGGGATAGCCTTCTAATTTCGCTGACGAGGAACTGTGTGTCAATTGTTGGTTGTTGCTGGTAATATGGCTGCGCGGGAGGCGGTGGCGGTGGCGGTAACGGGGCGGATGGTGTTGAAATGGCAGCGATGTCTTGGGACGATGTGTGGACTTCCATCATTTTGTCCGCGAGCAAGGCCAGGTCTTCGAGCGTTGTCTTAATTTTGAAAGCTTCACTGACAGCAAGCACGGAACGGATGTGTGGCGGCAGGTGTTCGAGCCACATCATTTTGATGGTACTTTCGGGGAATTTGTCCTTATTGAGTTGCTGCATCCGCCTTAGCAACTGGCTAGGTTTTTGGTCTCCGAGCTCCACTTGCGACAAGAGCTTTTTGGTTTGAGCGCTGTTCGATTCCTCATACAGCGAGATGAGGCGATCCTTGATTGCCTTGTAATAATCTGCTTCCGGCGGCTGGTAGATGAGGTCGGCGATATTTTGAATATCCTGCTTCTCGAGCTGCGCGATCACCATTTGGGCGAGCTGGGCCTGGCTTCGTTTGAGGTCGGCGGTGGCTGCTTCAAAGCTGCAGAACCACAGGAGCGGTTGGTCGCGCCAGAACGGTGGGACGCGAAGCGACAGCGATATACCGGAGACTTCTTGGCTCGACGGTTGTTGCGGTGCAGCTGCAGCGTTTTGAGGGTTCTCTGCGCCAAG
This region of Choristoneura fumiferana chromosome 11, NRCan_CFum_1, whole genome shotgun sequence genomic DNA includes:
- the LOC141432940 gene encoding uncharacterized protein; protein product: MNTQENLGAENPQNAAAAPQQPSSQEVSGISLSLRVPPFWRDQPLLWFCSFEAATADLKRSQAQLAQMVIAQLEKQDIQNIADLIYQPPEADYYKAIKDRLISLYEESNSAQTKKLLSQVELGDQKPSQLLRRMQQLNKDKFPESTIKMMWLEHLPPHIRSVLAVSEAFKIKTTLEDLALLADKMMEVHTSSQDIAAISTPSAPLPPPPPPPAQPYYQQQPTIDTQFLVSEIRRLSLEVAELRARPQDNQHSSRPRRRFQSRSRNASQNRSRPNSPMPYCYYHRRYGMDAKKCQSPCSFKPIVVMPETKTNAGCGGIRR